Proteins from a genomic interval of Lycium ferocissimum isolate CSIRO_LF1 chromosome 2, AGI_CSIRO_Lferr_CH_V1, whole genome shotgun sequence:
- the LOC132043492 gene encoding probable LRR receptor-like serine/threonine-protein kinase At1g07650 isoform X2, with the protein MPRSSNLFLIFFTIVICFTASNIKAQTGQLPKDEVEALKEIADQLGKKDWDFKLNPCDGNSNWSTPKRKDMPQYNNTLVCNCTFPGNICHVESIFLKGQDLAGVLPASLAKLPFLKKIDLNRNYLSGTIPPEWASTKLEFMAISNNRLSGPILNSIGNMSSLTIMSLETNLFNGSLPVEVGNLVNLQVLHLSANNFTGEWPVELNNLTKLIDLRISSNSFAGKLPNFESWKNLQMLEIEGSGFEGPIPPSVSVLTSLNELRISDLKGGASEFPPLRNMTSMTKFVLRSCNIQGNIPDLLAEMSKLRYLDLSFNKLEGGIANLEGLTKLEAMYLTGNAFVGRIPKWLITRDMRYVIDLSYNKFDESSEPSTCRDNLNLFRSFKAENFVENGKCLSIKPCSEDKYSLHINCGGGRVTIGDTTYEADEDSAGAAKFVYWKGNWGASSTGHFWGSNISLNDYKADNVSAIKGDESQLYMTAHLSPLSLTYFARCLANGSYSLTLHFAEIVYRDNRSFQSLGKRIFDVYIQDELKLKDFDIERIAGGVDKALQQKFNVTVKDKTVQVRFQYAGKGTTAIPSRGSYGPLVSAISLEANFKPPPRPETSSNQKKRIRIVAAALMSSLALILMILFVAWRKRRNRKLMEPELRGLDLQTGIFTFRQIKAATSNFDSANKLGEGGFGAVYKGTLADGTIIAVKQLSSKSRQGNREFVNEIGMMSGLHHPNLIRLYGCCVERNQLLLVYEYMENNSLSHALFGPDDCRPKFDWPTRQKICVGIAKGLAYLHEESPLKMIHRDIKGTNVLLDKDLNPKISDFGLAKLHDEEKTHVTTRVAGTMPWFYKEKESFWS; encoded by the exons ATGCCAAGATCCTCCAATTTGTTTCTCATCTTCTTTACCATAGTCATTTGTTTTACTGCAAGCAACATTAAAGCACAAACTGGTCAACTTCCTAAAGATGAAG TTGAAGCTCTTAAAGAAATTGCTGATCAGTTGGGGAAAAAAGATTGGGATTTTAAGCTAAATCCTTGTGATGGGAACTCAAATTGGAGCAcaccaaaaaggaaagatatGCCTCAGTATAATAATACTCTTGTCTGCAATTGCACTTTCCCTGGTAATATTTGTCATGTTGAAAGCAT ATTTCTCAAAGGACAGGATCTTGCAGGTGTCCTCCCTGCATCTCTGGCGAAGTTACCGTTTCTGAAGAAAAT TGATCTCAACCGCAACTACTTAAGTGGTACAATCCCCCCTGAATGGGCATCAACCAAGCTGGAATTCAT GGCTATTTCTAATAATCGGCTATCTGGACCAATCCTAAATTCCATAGGAAATATGAGCTCACTTACGATTAT GTCTTTGGAAACTAACTTGTTTAATGGATCGCTTCCAGTAGAAGTAGGGAATCTGGTCAATTTACAGGTTCT TCATCTCAGTGCTAATAATTTCACAGGAGAGTGGCCAGTGGAACTCAATAATCTGACAAAATTGATTGACCT TAGGATAAGCAGTAACAGCTTTGCTGGGAAACTGCCTAACTTTGAGAGCTGGAAAAACCTACAGATGCT AGAGATTGAAGGTTCTGGATTTGAAGGACCAATACCCCCAAGTGTATCTGTTTTGACCAGTTTGAATGAACT AAGAATCAGTGACCTGAAGGGAGGTGCTTCAGAATTTCCGCCACTTAGAAACATGACTAGCATGACTAAATT CGTTTTGAGAAGCTGTAATATACAAGGGAATATTCCTGATTTGCTAGCTGAAATGAGCAAATTACGGTATCT AGATCTGAGTTTCAACAAGCTTGAAGGAGGAATAGCAAATCTCGAAGGCCTGACTAAATTGGAGGCCAT GTATCTGACTGGCAATGCTTTTGTTGGGCGAATTCCAAAGTGGCTTATTACTCGAGATATGAGATA CGTGATAGACCTTTCCTACAATAAGTTCGATGAGAGCTCAGAACCATCTACCTGTCGGGACAACCT AAACTTATTCAGAAGCTTTAAGGCCGAGAATTTTGT AGAGAACGGGAAGTGCTTGTCAATAAAACCATGTTCAGAGG ACAAGTACTCGTTGCACATAAATTGTGGTGGAGGAAGAGTAACTATTGGAGACACTACTTATGAAGCAGATGAAGACTCAGCTGGTGCTGCAAAATTTGTTTACTGGAAAGGGAACTGGGGAGCCAGCAGTACAGGACACTTCTGGGGTAGTAACATATCCTTGAATGACTACAAAGCAGATAATGTATCTGCTATCAAGGGAGACGAATCTCAGCTCTACATGACAGCTCACCTCTCCCCTTTATCTTTGACTTACTTTGCACGTTGCTTAGCAAATGGAAGCTACAGTTTGACACTACATTTCGCAGAAATTGTTTACAGAGACAACCGATCTTTCCAAAGTCTTGGAAAACGGATATTTGATGTATACATACAG GACGAATTGAAGCTTAAAGATTTTGATATTGAAAGAATAGCCGGAGGAGTTGATAAAGCTTTGCAACAAAAGTTTAATGTAACAGTAAAAGATAAAACTGTACAGGTGCGCTTTCAGTATGCTGGGAAAGGAACTACAGCAATCCCAAGCAGAGGAAGCTATGGTCCTTTAGTATCTGCCATCTCTCTGGAAGCTA ACTTCAAGCCCCCTCCTCGGCCAGAGACCTCTTCTAATCAGAAAAAGAGGATTCGAATTGTAGCTGCAGCGCTGATGTCATCATTAGCTCTCATTCTGATGATTCTCTTTGTTGCttggaggaaaagaagaaacagGAAATTGATGGAACCAG AATTAAGAGGACTAGATCTGCAAACTGGTATATTTACTTTCAGACAAATTAAAGCTGCCACAAGTAACTTTGATTCTGCAAACAAGCTTGGTGAAGGTGGATTTGGTGCTGTCTACAAG GGTACACTAGCAGATGGTACTATAATTGCGGTCAAGCAGctttcatccaagtcaagacaAGGGAACCGtgaatttgtaaatgaaataGGCATGATGTCAGGTTTACATCACCCAAATCTCATCCGACTCTACGGATGTTGTGTTGAACGGAACCAACTTTTACTTGTTTATGAGTACATGGAGAACAATAGCCTATCTCATGCTTTGTTTG GTCCTGATGACTGTCGACCAAAATTTGACTGGCCAACTAGGCAAAAGATCTGTGTTGGCATAGCTAAAGGCTTGGCTTACCTACATGAAGAATCACCTCTGAAGATGATTCATAGAGACATCAAAGGAACCAATGTACTTCTTGACAAAGACCTAAATCCAAAGATCTCGGACTTTGGTCTGGCCAAACTTCACGATGAGGAGAAAACACACGTCACCACCAGGGTTGCTGGGACTAT GCCCTGGTTttacaaagaaaaggaaagtttttggagCTAG
- the LOC132043492 gene encoding probable LRR receptor-like serine/threonine-protein kinase At1g07650 isoform X1: MPRSSNLFLIFFTIVICFTASNIKAQTGQLPKDEVEALKEIADQLGKKDWDFKLNPCDGNSNWSTPKRKDMPQYNNTLVCNCTFPGNICHVESIFLKGQDLAGVLPASLAKLPFLKKIDLNRNYLSGTIPPEWASTKLEFMAISNNRLSGPILNSIGNMSSLTIMSLETNLFNGSLPVEVGNLVNLQVLHLSANNFTGEWPVELNNLTKLIDLRISSNSFAGKLPNFESWKNLQMLEIEGSGFEGPIPPSVSVLTSLNELRISDLKGGASEFPPLRNMTSMTKFVLRSCNIQGNIPDLLAEMSKLRYLDLSFNKLEGGIANLEGLTKLEAMYLTGNAFVGRIPKWLITRDMRYVIDLSYNKFDESSEPSTCRDNLNLFRSFKAENFVENGKCLSIKPCSEDKYSLHINCGGGRVTIGDTTYEADEDSAGAAKFVYWKGNWGASSTGHFWGSNISLNDYKADNVSAIKGDESQLYMTAHLSPLSLTYFARCLANGSYSLTLHFAEIVYRDNRSFQSLGKRIFDVYIQDELKLKDFDIERIAGGVDKALQQKFNVTVKDKTVQVRFQYAGKGTTAIPSRGSYGPLVSAISLEANFKPPPRPETSSNQKKRIRIVAAALMSSLALILMILFVAWRKRRNRKLMEPELRGLDLQTGIFTFRQIKAATSNFDSANKLGEGGFGAVYKGTLADGTIIAVKQLSSKSRQGNREFVNEIGMMSGLHHPNLIRLYGCCVERNQLLLVYEYMENNSLSHALFGPDDCRPKFDWPTRQKICVGIAKGLAYLHEESPLKMIHRDIKGTNVLLDKDLNPKISDFGLAKLHDEEKTHVTTRVAGTIGYMAPEYALWGYLTHKADLYSFGVVVLELVAGKNNMKYNRDENCICLLDWALVLQRKGKFLELVDPRLGSNYNKKEALRMIKVALLCTNPSPALRPNMSAVVNMLEGRFDVIESNLDSTVHSDEFNIQGLRDKYDETQVNSSENRSPFHSTDTKDTDRSSSTFPSTSTSK; encoded by the exons ATGCCAAGATCCTCCAATTTGTTTCTCATCTTCTTTACCATAGTCATTTGTTTTACTGCAAGCAACATTAAAGCACAAACTGGTCAACTTCCTAAAGATGAAG TTGAAGCTCTTAAAGAAATTGCTGATCAGTTGGGGAAAAAAGATTGGGATTTTAAGCTAAATCCTTGTGATGGGAACTCAAATTGGAGCAcaccaaaaaggaaagatatGCCTCAGTATAATAATACTCTTGTCTGCAATTGCACTTTCCCTGGTAATATTTGTCATGTTGAAAGCAT ATTTCTCAAAGGACAGGATCTTGCAGGTGTCCTCCCTGCATCTCTGGCGAAGTTACCGTTTCTGAAGAAAAT TGATCTCAACCGCAACTACTTAAGTGGTACAATCCCCCCTGAATGGGCATCAACCAAGCTGGAATTCAT GGCTATTTCTAATAATCGGCTATCTGGACCAATCCTAAATTCCATAGGAAATATGAGCTCACTTACGATTAT GTCTTTGGAAACTAACTTGTTTAATGGATCGCTTCCAGTAGAAGTAGGGAATCTGGTCAATTTACAGGTTCT TCATCTCAGTGCTAATAATTTCACAGGAGAGTGGCCAGTGGAACTCAATAATCTGACAAAATTGATTGACCT TAGGATAAGCAGTAACAGCTTTGCTGGGAAACTGCCTAACTTTGAGAGCTGGAAAAACCTACAGATGCT AGAGATTGAAGGTTCTGGATTTGAAGGACCAATACCCCCAAGTGTATCTGTTTTGACCAGTTTGAATGAACT AAGAATCAGTGACCTGAAGGGAGGTGCTTCAGAATTTCCGCCACTTAGAAACATGACTAGCATGACTAAATT CGTTTTGAGAAGCTGTAATATACAAGGGAATATTCCTGATTTGCTAGCTGAAATGAGCAAATTACGGTATCT AGATCTGAGTTTCAACAAGCTTGAAGGAGGAATAGCAAATCTCGAAGGCCTGACTAAATTGGAGGCCAT GTATCTGACTGGCAATGCTTTTGTTGGGCGAATTCCAAAGTGGCTTATTACTCGAGATATGAGATA CGTGATAGACCTTTCCTACAATAAGTTCGATGAGAGCTCAGAACCATCTACCTGTCGGGACAACCT AAACTTATTCAGAAGCTTTAAGGCCGAGAATTTTGT AGAGAACGGGAAGTGCTTGTCAATAAAACCATGTTCAGAGG ACAAGTACTCGTTGCACATAAATTGTGGTGGAGGAAGAGTAACTATTGGAGACACTACTTATGAAGCAGATGAAGACTCAGCTGGTGCTGCAAAATTTGTTTACTGGAAAGGGAACTGGGGAGCCAGCAGTACAGGACACTTCTGGGGTAGTAACATATCCTTGAATGACTACAAAGCAGATAATGTATCTGCTATCAAGGGAGACGAATCTCAGCTCTACATGACAGCTCACCTCTCCCCTTTATCTTTGACTTACTTTGCACGTTGCTTAGCAAATGGAAGCTACAGTTTGACACTACATTTCGCAGAAATTGTTTACAGAGACAACCGATCTTTCCAAAGTCTTGGAAAACGGATATTTGATGTATACATACAG GACGAATTGAAGCTTAAAGATTTTGATATTGAAAGAATAGCCGGAGGAGTTGATAAAGCTTTGCAACAAAAGTTTAATGTAACAGTAAAAGATAAAACTGTACAGGTGCGCTTTCAGTATGCTGGGAAAGGAACTACAGCAATCCCAAGCAGAGGAAGCTATGGTCCTTTAGTATCTGCCATCTCTCTGGAAGCTA ACTTCAAGCCCCCTCCTCGGCCAGAGACCTCTTCTAATCAGAAAAAGAGGATTCGAATTGTAGCTGCAGCGCTGATGTCATCATTAGCTCTCATTCTGATGATTCTCTTTGTTGCttggaggaaaagaagaaacagGAAATTGATGGAACCAG AATTAAGAGGACTAGATCTGCAAACTGGTATATTTACTTTCAGACAAATTAAAGCTGCCACAAGTAACTTTGATTCTGCAAACAAGCTTGGTGAAGGTGGATTTGGTGCTGTCTACAAG GGTACACTAGCAGATGGTACTATAATTGCGGTCAAGCAGctttcatccaagtcaagacaAGGGAACCGtgaatttgtaaatgaaataGGCATGATGTCAGGTTTACATCACCCAAATCTCATCCGACTCTACGGATGTTGTGTTGAACGGAACCAACTTTTACTTGTTTATGAGTACATGGAGAACAATAGCCTATCTCATGCTTTGTTTG GTCCTGATGACTGTCGACCAAAATTTGACTGGCCAACTAGGCAAAAGATCTGTGTTGGCATAGCTAAAGGCTTGGCTTACCTACATGAAGAATCACCTCTGAAGATGATTCATAGAGACATCAAAGGAACCAATGTACTTCTTGACAAAGACCTAAATCCAAAGATCTCGGACTTTGGTCTGGCCAAACTTCACGATGAGGAGAAAACACACGTCACCACCAGGGTTGCTGGGACTAT AGGTTATATGGCCCCTGAATATGCACTCTGGGGTTATTTAACACATAAAGCAGACTTGTACAGTTTTGGGGTGGTTGTATTAGAACTAGTTGCTGGGAAGAACAACATGAAATATAATCGTGATGAGAATTGTATCTGTCTTCTTGATTGG GCCCTGGTTttacaaagaaaaggaaagtttttggagCTAGTGGACCCAAGGTTAGGTTCCAATTACAACAAGAAGGAGGCATTGAGGATGATTAAAGTGGCCTTACTATGTACTAATCCATCTCCAGCACTAAGGCCAAACATGTCTGCAGTAGTGAACATGCTTGAAGGTCGTTTTGATGTTATTGAGTCTAACTTAGATTCAACCGTCCACAGTGATGAatttaatattcaaggactAAGAGACAAATATGATGAGACGCAAGTTAATTCTAGTGAAAACCGATCACCCTTTCATTCAACTGACACAAAGGATACTGATCGATCTTCTTCTACCTTCCCTTCTACATCTACCTCTAAATAA